A window from Erythrolamprus reginae isolate rEryReg1 chromosome 11, rEryReg1.hap1, whole genome shotgun sequence encodes these proteins:
- the LOC139174465 gene encoding FXYD domain-containing ion transport regulator 5-like isoform X1 — protein MLDKGCGAAAMKFIFLVLLAHVHFTATAVAQGSTTLIVQKEEDAKGFETTTEFFMSTVAVLTNENHNPENLTFLQENVSTNEVTTPAEVTVPLSTSIVQFKNAPDDSAPQSPPVDQKNTTDDEMKEYQDIFLYDYCSLRKWGLVVAAILFILGILILTCGKHGKFSRCRGKKRARTYDVSLA, from the exons ATGCTCGACAAGGGCTGTGGAGCAGCCGCCATGAAG tTCATTTTTTTGGTCCTACTTGCCCACGTACATTTCACAGCTACTGCGGTTGCCCAAG GAAGTACAACTTTGATAGTTCAGAAAGAAGAGGATGCCAAAGGATTTGAAACCACAACAGAATTTTTTATGAGTACTGTTG CGGTATTAACAAATGAAAATCACAATCCAGAAAATCTAACCTTTCTGCAAGAAAATGTATCAACAAACG AAGTGACAACACCAGCTGAAGTGACAGTACCTCTCAGCACCAGCATTGTGCAATTCAAGAATGCTCCAG ACGATTCAGCACCTCAATCACCACCTGTTGACCAAAAAAATAcaacag aTGATGAGATGAAAGAATATCAGGATATTTTCCTTTATG ATTATTGCTCCTTGCGCAAGTGGGGTTTAGTAGTTGCTGCCATCCTTTTCATCTTGGGCATTCTCATTCTTACAT GTGGTAAACATGGGAAATTTTCACGATGCCGAGGGAAAAAGCGGGCAAG AACGTATGATGTGTCTCTGGCTTGA
- the LOC139174465 gene encoding FXYD domain-containing ion transport regulator 5-like isoform X2, with protein MSFVRALEQSRNARHVVKRPLKTCRFIFLVLLAHVHFTATAVAQGSTTLIVQKEEDAKGFETTTEFFMSTVAVLTNENHNPENLTFLQENVSTNEVTTPAEVTVPLSTSIVQFKNAPDDSAPQSPPVDQKNTTDDEMKEYQDIFLYDYCSLRKWGLVVAAILFILGILILTCGKHGKFSRCRGKKRARTYDVSLA; from the exons ATGAGCTTCGTCAGAGCTTTGGAACAAAGCAGAAATGCCCGTCACGTTGTGAAGCGGCCACTTAAGACTTGTAGG tTCATTTTTTTGGTCCTACTTGCCCACGTACATTTCACAGCTACTGCGGTTGCCCAAG GAAGTACAACTTTGATAGTTCAGAAAGAAGAGGATGCCAAAGGATTTGAAACCACAACAGAATTTTTTATGAGTACTGTTG CGGTATTAACAAATGAAAATCACAATCCAGAAAATCTAACCTTTCTGCAAGAAAATGTATCAACAAACG AAGTGACAACACCAGCTGAAGTGACAGTACCTCTCAGCACCAGCATTGTGCAATTCAAGAATGCTCCAG ACGATTCAGCACCTCAATCACCACCTGTTGACCAAAAAAATAcaacag aTGATGAGATGAAAGAATATCAGGATATTTTCCTTTATG ATTATTGCTCCTTGCGCAAGTGGGGTTTAGTAGTTGCTGCCATCCTTTTCATCTTGGGCATTCTCATTCTTACAT GTGGTAAACATGGGAAATTTTCACGATGCCGAGGGAAAAAGCGGGCAAG AACGTATGATGTGTCTCTGGCTTGA